One window from the genome of Deltaproteobacteria bacterium encodes:
- a CDS encoding Txe/YoeB family addiction module toxin → KTDKKVLRRINTLIKETKRNPFEGIGKPEPLKHALSGYWSRRITDEHRFVYKVSENAIHIAQLRYHY, encoded by the coding sequence AAAACCGATAAAAAGGTTCTTCGTCGTATCAATACCCTCATCAAAGAAACGAAACGAAATCCATTTGAGGGTATCGGAAAACCTGAACCACTTAAACATGCTCTTTCCGGCTACTGGTCCCGACGAATCACTGATGAACACAGGTTCGTTTATAAAGTATCTGAAAATGCGATTCATATCGCCCAGTTGCGCTACCACTACTGA
- a CDS encoding SidJ-related pseudokinase, which produces MKDPFLERQKAHSENKLKDKACNFTSRYFAVYDLQCLAESNPEIIGPDTTLILEELLTDPEFSLQRRGFFLFKLAADTLACIITNSQERTMADQAYCALKNVLATTTGHAHRVSTEALGSLPFSIQGPGLKDVTTNNVPRVSWQQILDEKGLRISYPGAFFGRSLVAPLDQADELLVLKLARPNDSPHSLTRETLWMEHLRQGVYSFPLRFNIPLPMKIENSYVFSLKNMPVELPGTLDLHPKRYAIGFIADRDYFTYANDYMKNRPPASEGFKDIVFRNARLLGRLTSLGIVHSAPIPLFHNRVQRGRRRDHGLYEWFRAGRLDRWLDSCSYPNLGLTGIRDFEHFIAFKGPNRHLYRHIGSHILSLLLVAGSYFRNKNRARIGFDKHGKPVDARDLFDKPVLKKIIQGIFLNYYHGFVETEFTGDLPFNVDELTCRMIDEMGVDRHMEEMLRVADQKEMTKEEFRSFLRERGYCDDEIDKLQKGIKDIVLHTGPHLGGFNESISLPELIESVGTMSALCIVGRYWREHF; this is translated from the coding sequence ATGAAGGATCCGTTTTTAGAAAGACAAAAGGCCCATTCAGAGAATAAGCTCAAAGATAAGGCCTGTAATTTTACAAGCAGGTATTTTGCTGTTTACGATTTGCAGTGCCTGGCCGAATCCAATCCTGAGATTATCGGCCCGGATACCACTCTCATCCTGGAAGAGCTTCTCACAGACCCGGAGTTTTCTCTTCAAAGACGAGGGTTCTTCCTGTTCAAGCTGGCCGCGGACACACTGGCCTGTATTATCACTAATTCCCAAGAAAGAACCATGGCCGACCAGGCATACTGCGCTCTCAAGAACGTCCTTGCCACAACCACCGGACATGCTCACAGAGTAAGCACTGAAGCCCTGGGTAGCCTCCCCTTTTCAATTCAAGGCCCGGGCCTAAAGGACGTCACCACAAACAATGTGCCTCGCGTAAGCTGGCAGCAGATATTGGATGAAAAGGGCCTCAGAATATCCTATCCCGGCGCTTTTTTCGGAAGAAGTCTCGTTGCTCCACTCGATCAAGCAGATGAATTACTGGTCTTGAAACTGGCCCGGCCTAACGATTCTCCTCACTCCCTCACCCGAGAAACGCTTTGGATGGAACATCTTCGTCAAGGAGTCTATTCTTTCCCTTTGAGGTTCAATATCCCTTTGCCCATGAAGATAGAGAATAGCTATGTATTCAGCTTAAAGAATATGCCTGTAGAGTTGCCCGGCACACTGGATCTTCATCCAAAACGTTATGCAATAGGTTTTATTGCTGACAGGGATTATTTCACCTATGCCAACGATTACATGAAAAATAGACCGCCGGCCAGCGAGGGATTCAAAGATATTGTCTTCAGAAATGCCCGGTTGCTGGGAAGACTGACCTCTTTGGGCATTGTCCATTCCGCCCCCATCCCGCTCTTTCATAACCGGGTTCAAAGGGGCAGAAGAAGAGATCATGGCCTTTACGAATGGTTCCGAGCAGGCAGGCTTGACAGGTGGCTCGATTCCTGCTCCTATCCCAATCTTGGTCTTACGGGCATCAGGGACTTCGAACACTTCATTGCCTTCAAAGGCCCGAACCGGCATCTTTACCGCCATATTGGCAGCCATATCTTGAGCCTGTTACTGGTTGCAGGCAGCTATTTTCGCAACAAGAATAGAGCCAGAATAGGATTTGACAAGCACGGAAAGCCAGTGGATGCCCGCGACCTTTTTGACAAACCAGTCCTTAAGAAGATCATACAAGGCATTTTTCTCAATTACTACCATGGCTTTGTAGAAACAGAATTCACGGGAGACCTACCTTTCAATGTCGATGAACTTACTTGCCGGATGATCGACGAAATGGGTGTAGATCGTCATATGGAAGAGATGCTAAGAGTTGCAGACCAAAAGGAAATGACCAAAGAAGAATTCAGGTCTTTCTTGAGAGAGAGGGGATATTGTGACGATGAGATAGACAAACTTCAGAAAGGAATCAAAGACATTGTTCTTCACACCGGTCCACATCTGGGTGGATTCAACGAAAGCATATCTCTACCGGAACTCATCGAGTCAGTAGGCACAATGTCTGCTTTGTGTATTGTTGGCAGATATTGGAGAGAACACTTCTGA